ACGTTTACTGCTGCCACCAGTTCTGTGTACATGCCCGGAGTGAGTCTACCGCTACTGCTGCAAAGGCCAGTTGCTGATACCGTGCAAGTATAGTTCTGCCAAACCTGAAGCCATGAAAATGAAGTATGTTAATCATTACTCAAGTTATTGGCCATACTTGAAAGGTTCAAGTAAATCAAGCTGCTTGCGAGTACAAGCTTGGCTTGAAGTCACTTTGAGCTAAGCTCGAACCGGATTTAAGTAGTAAATTGAGGCAAACTCGCCCATGTTTTACTTGGGTTGGAGTACCCAAGATGCTTGAACTCGATATTTATTTTACAAACAATTTTGATCTAATTTAAAGTGATCGTACTATTTCATAAACTATCTGGTTTTGCCTATAATTTTTATGAAGGAAACTTTAACCGCCACAACCTTCTTCAAGCTAGAGCTTGATTGGTGCTCGAGCTTCTTGAGCTAGCATTAAAGTGGCTCGATAAGCATTTGCGTTGGCTCAAGGCCAATTCACTGGTAGATTAAGCTCAAGTGCTCAAGCAgtgaaaattttcaatttaagtTTAGGTAGTGACCACAGAACACCTTGCCCCACTCATTGAATAATTTTCTTCAGAGAGATGCGAAAAAGTATCAGCAGAGATGCAAAATAGTATCAACTGCATTAGAGCTGCTTACCAGAGAAGCATTGTCAACTGAAATTTCTTGAGCTGAACATGAAAGATCTTGCAGCTGGGCGTCGTAAGGATAGCACAGTGGAGGTATCAGAGGACCTGATTGGTTGTAATAATGTGAAGCAGGGTGTGGGCGTGGATTTGAGTTGGCAATAGAGCCTACAAATCCATTGGCGATGTTAACAATATCGTCGATCACTTGTTTGCTCTTGAACAGAGTTTGGTTCGTTGTTCTCTGGTCAACACAAGGAAGGATGTTGCTTAGTGCAGTTTCGGCATGAGGATTTTCGACCCACTCGCTCATGGCCACGCATGTGTCAGTTATTGCGCTGAAACACATAATACAAAGCTTTTCAAATGCACAAAGAGCATTGATCTTAAAGATCACTTTGGGCACACCAAGATTGCCCCCAGAATTCAGAATTTCCATTTTTACCATTTAGGGCATGACCCAGAAGTAATAAAGTACCAAAATCAAGTACGCAGAGGCTCAATATTTGCATATGAGTTGAGCCAAACATACaaattatattgttgaaacCTACACCGACTTTCAATATCCTTGAAACAACCATAACTCCATAAGTGTACACTCCTTATTAATGTCACACTTACAGGAAAAAACGCATATCATGTACAAAACTAATGAATATAAGTAACAACTCGATCGCTGTGACACACAGGACAAGAGGGGTAATTGTAACCATTTAACAATAATAATGAATTTATCATTCTTGAGTTGTAGCAATAATGAGGTGTGGTTGTAGGGTTATGCAAAAGGGTACGAATAAGTCATAATTTTTAAAACTGTGAGAAGTATTCATCTGTTAAAGCCTAAACTAAATTCATAGTTGAATAATATAACACTAAAAGGTAGCCTCTAGTTCATGCCGAACCTTGTATCAAACCGTCAAAAACCCTAAAAGAAAGTAAAGAAAAGTCCATCTGCAACAAAAGTGTCTTACTTGTTCAGAATAACAAAAACTCCACAAAGAATGAACGTAACTGAGACGAGTAACCATCCGCTGGTGATGAATCTGTAGCAATATAATGGAACATCAGAAATTTtacaaacaagatactctaaaatACTTTTCCTTGAATTCAAGGAATCCTTAATAATGTAATCATCAACTATATAACCTGGAAAAGCATAAAAGGgttgaaaaagaaaaggaaaggaaaGCAACTCACATGTAAATTGCATGTTGATGGCCGATGATAGATAGCACTACAATTAGAAAATACACACTCATTAGctaacatataaatataaagTACTAAATACGAGAATTTCTTTTTCTAGACCAGAGTTAGGCCACTTATAACAAGAGCTAGgacgataaaaaaaatttcaagataTGAAAGGACCAGTAAAGCTGTAACAGATAAATGGCtgagataaataataaaaaattcaacCTTTCGTTTTTATGAAAGCAGTAGACATTTCACTCCTCTCAAAACTATTTTTGTAAAAGTTACGGTAATGCTATTCTGTAATCAACCAAACTTCGTAAACAAACATTTGATTTTACTGGTAAAAGATGAAATTCGTCCAACAGCGTTTTAGGCGTTGTAGCAGAACGTACCAAGACCTAGAATGGATATGAGAAGCATCACCACTGCGACAACTATCAGTACTGCTCTCCTACAATAAGGTGACTGGTTAAAAATATTACATGAGTCGAAAATTCAGTCACAAAAATACCATGGGTGGTATATAAACAACATACTCTGTATTGAAGACTTTGCGTACTTTTCCCGAGTTTTCGTCGGTCTTCTGCTCCAAAGTATCTGCTGCACTGTTTAACTCCACATTTAACCGGTCGATATCATCCTTGACATCTGAAGGAAGGAAAATCTGGGCTACACTGACAGTTTTTGCCAGTGACAAATATTCCGTGACATTTTTTAGTGTCTGCACTGTGTACTCTGACTGGTTTACAACATAGTTCAAAGTATGAAATGCTTCTCCATGAAATTTATCCTGTCCTACAGAAAGTAAAATACATCCAATCCTGTTGACAAAGAGGTACATCACAGAAAAAATCAATATACTCGGCACATGATATCCAGagacaaaaaataataatagtaaatGGACATAAACTATATAATGGGAGGATTGCATTTTAGTTATAGAGATTTGTCTGAAATAAAGTTGTGTACTCGACTCTAAAGATGCAAAAACATCAACCATGAGTTAGTTTGCAAAAAGTTTTCAGGAGAGTTCCCTTAAACAGAAACGTATTCGACCCCTTTATATAGTAACACATTTATATCCTCATCAAGAGTTGGGTGTCAAAGGGAAGAAAGACCTTAAATAATGCATCAAATGTTGCAGCGGAAGTGGAATAAAAATGTAAGAGAAGCTATACTTAGTATGGAACATATATGTCATCATAAGATCCCAATAATCTAGCACGTCCTTGCTCATTAGATAAATGCTTGAAATGTGACCTTTTTTTCCCTAATGATATAGAGTTCAGTACAGTCACATTGAATGTAGATCGCAGGGAACCATATTAATTATCTCAAGAATTGTCAAATAAGTACAACGGGACAAGTAATTGGGTGACACAAAAATAAGATGCTGGCATAAAACAGACTTCAGACAAAGACTTGAAACCATGCAAATTAAATTACCAACAAACTCTGAATAAAACGATTCAAGCATTTGATAGTTACTTTTAATTATTGCAAAATGGTGCGAGTTTAGATTATTACGCTGCAGCACTGGTGAAGATGATAAGTAGGACAAGACATATCCTGAGTGACCAGCTTGATTCTTTGCCATTGATAGATATTTTCCATCCACAGAAATGATGGATAATAAGAGCCAAGGCAAATGAAATAAACCAAAAAACCGCGACAATGAAAGCTGCAGCACCCATAAATCCAACAgactgatacaaaaataaataagcaCGGGATTACAATATCCATAATCACTAGCATATTAACATTTACCACTGCAATATTAATTGACAAggcaaaaataaatacatgttATGAAACTACATCTGTCACAAGCTAACACCGGTGCTTGATTACCAAATATTGAACAATTATTGATATAAACTACTTTCGTCATCTCGTAAAACAATCATTGTTTACTTCAGTTTGTAGGATGAATTACGAGTAGGATACTAATTAACATCATGTCTTAAACAATATTTAACACAGGAACAGCATTCATCCATAGGATAAGCTTTCTATGTCAAGTTTCTCTGTTAGCAATATACATTttcaactaaatcaacaaaattaaaaaaaaattaaaactctTGTACTTCACAAACTATTGCACAAGAATGCAACAAATCtgtagaaaataagaaaaaaaatattgtatttttttgtCTTAATATTAGATCGATATAGGAGTGAAACAGCCTGAATGATCCCGTCATATGATCCGTAGCACCTGAATCTATTATCCAAGGGCAGACGGATAGCAACGACACATTGAGAACAACAGATTGTAAGTAATTACCTATCTGCGCTAGAGAACAAGATGCTGGGACACTACTAGAATTTGAAAAATGTGTAGACTGAAAGAGCTTATACAGTTGGTCTAGCTGTTCCTTAATGAAAGAGACTCCCCTGAAGATTTTTCTGCATTATCTTGGTTTTCAGTACCAGATTGATAAGCCCTTAAATCACCATTGCCACCACTGCCTTTTTGTTTAAAAGATTTTGGCTTCCTGTTAGGTGGTTTGCCATGCAAGTCCCAACAAGTTTCTGCAGTGTGTCTGGGTATGTGACAAAGGGCCCCAAATCCTTAATCTCAGTATTTGAAGCATGTAGTTCCAATGTTATACAAAAATAAGAATCCGTTTGATTTTGTATGTGATGTTTGCCAGTTTGCCAAACATCATCGTGCATCTTTCCCTATACATccatataaagcataaaaaccTTTTTTGCTCATTCACAGTGATTTGTGGGGATTTTTCAAGACACCAACTATTTCTGGCAAAAAATAGTTTATCACGTTTATTGATGATCACACACGTTTAACTTTGGTCTATCTACTTACTGATAAATCATAATCggagtaaatttttaaaaatttctacACAATGATTGAAACACTATTTCAAAAGAAAATCTAAGTGTTCAAAAGTGACAATgggaaataatattttaataagttTTTGGGATTTTTTTCTGCACAAAGGCATAATCCATCACAATTCTTGCACTCAAACACCTCGACAAAATGGAGTTGCAGAAAGAAATAATAGACATTTCTTTGAAGTAGTTAGGTCATTCATGTTCCCTACCAGAGTACCTAAAAATACTTATGGGGCAAAGCTATTCTGACTGCTACATATTTGATTAATAGAATGCCTTCAAGATTGTTGAATTTTGCCTCACCATTGAGTCTTTTTAAGAAAACCTTTCCCATGTCTCACTTTTCTTCCGATTTAACTCTGAAAGTATTTCGTTGTGTGGCTTTTGTTCATGTGCATCGTCACACTCGTGATAAATTAGACCCTCATGCCATTAAATGTGTTTTCTTAGGTTATTCTCCTACTCATAAGGGTTATAAATGCTTTGAtcctcaaaatatatatatgtttatggatgtaaCATTTTTTGAATCTCAAACCTTTTTTAGCACTCCTCTTCAAAGAGGAGTCAGATAGAAGACTCTATATTTGAGCTTGAATTTGACACCATAGAGAATGTGGATAGGGCCCTATTTTTTATGGCATGATTAATATGGACATTAATACACCTGAGTTAGCACTTGTTCAAAATCTTAATGCTAGAGCACGAGTTGATCATGAAAGATTGTTTGGCCAAGtttacaggagaacaaaacgaCCTCAGAGCAAACAAGACTCCATGACTCCACACGACCAAATGTCGGAACCAAGTACAGATCCTGTCCAAAACTATTTGAATCTAGGTATTGTACTCGAACTCACTATTAATGAACCAAAATCTCCCGCTTTACTAAATCTTACAATGGCGCTTAGAAAAGGTGCTAGAACTTGTACTCAAAACCCTTCTCAAACCATGTGTCTTATGGCAAAATCTCTGAACCCTATGCTAGTTTCATCTCTCAGTGAAACAGTGTAGATATTCCTAAAAACTATACAGGAAGCTCTAAATGTTCCAGAATGGAAGAAAGCTGTCCTTGAAGAGATGAATGCTCTTGCTAAAAATGAAACATGGGAGATAATGTACCTTCCTGAAGGAAAACAAACTATGGGTTGTAAATGGGTGTTCACAGTGAAACTTAATTCAGATGGATCTTTGGACGTTATGAAGCAAGACTTGTTGCAAAAAGTTTCACACACACGTTTGGTATTGACTACCAAGAGACCTTTGCACCTGTTGTAAAATTGAATACAATCAGAATATTACTTTTCCTGGCTGCAAACCTTAATTGGCCATTGTATCAGTTGGATATAAAGCATGAATTTCTAAATGGCAAATTGGAGGAAGAAGTGTTTATGGATGCTCCACCGGGCTTCGAGAAACAATTTGGGGGAAAGATATGCAAATTAAATAAGTTTTTGtatggattgaagcaatctcCGAGAGCTTGGCTGGAAAAATTCTCGAGATCAGTAAAGAAACATGGTTATGTTCAAAGGCAATCAGACCATACGATGTTTGTGGCGCATACCAGTAAAGACAAAAATACAAtgtttttattcttattttctaCAAAATCTTTGAGAGCATAAAAATGCCAAACAAGCACTAACATCAAGGACAATTATGGCTACACATCAGATTAGTCACAGTATCATTTGCTTAATAAAAAATTCTCCAGAAGCATCCACGACATTTCTATATCAAACACACTACTTCATTTTTTTCAAGGACTCGTGTTAATGATGATATGTATGTCAACAGATATCGGCCTAATTTTTATCAAACAGTTAAGAAGGCACGACGTGATCCCTGACTTTTCCATTGAGCGAATACATGTTTAATGTATTGAATAGgctgtgaaaatattttttcatcttAGTGCAGGTGAGGGCTAAAACATGAACTCGATTGTCAAGTGATTATTATAAGAGAAGGTGTCATTGTAAAGCAAGGAGGACAGGGCTTACAGCCCAGTAATGTCTGTTGGCAATGTCCCATCCACCTCTGTATTTATGAAATCCGGCAAGAATGTCAGGCCTCTTTGTCCTGTTCCCTGCCAATATAAGAGTTTTCACATCGTTAGCCGGTCCTGGAGCTTCTGCAGCAGCACTCAATAGTTCATCCTTCCATGACCCCAAATTTTCTTCTCCTGCATATGCGTCataattgaaattaaattaatgaGAAGAAATGAAACCTCATTGACAAAAATGAATTAAGCATCCATAAAGACAGAAAATTTAACGTCCGTTGTCTGAAAT
The Primulina tabacum isolate GXHZ01 chromosome 9, ASM2559414v2, whole genome shotgun sequence DNA segment above includes these coding regions:
- the LOC142555374 gene encoding uncharacterized protein LOC142555374 isoform X1, coding for MEPRGLSFLAVIFIALSILLRSSFALSHPREPFKAFFGEENLGSWKDELLSAAAEAPGPANDVKTLILAGNRTKRPDILAGFHKYRGGWDIANRHYWASVGFMGAAAFIVAVFWFISFALALIIHHFCGWKISINGKESSWSLRICLVLLIIFTSAAAIGCILLSVGQDKFHGEAFHTLNYVVNQSEYTVQTLKNVTEYLSLAKTVSVAQIFLPSDVKDDIDRLNVELNSAADTLEQKTDENSGKVRKVFNTERAVLIVVAVVMLLISILGLVLSIIGHQHAIYIFITSGWLLVSVTFILCGVFVILNNAITDTCVAMSEWVENPHAETALSNILPCVDQRTTNQTLFKSKQVIDDIVNIANGFVGSIANSNPRPHPASHYYNQSGPLIPPLCYPYDAQLQDLSCSAQEISVDNASLVWQNYTCTVSATGLCSSSGRLTPGMYTELVAAVNVSYALKHYTPPLLNFQNCNFVRDTFRNITTKYCPPLEHNLRLVNVGLALISVGIMLSLALWMLYANRPRREEVFAKISSRIRDSFSGNKRRCSKNNVASSSYIPGIGV
- the LOC142555374 gene encoding uncharacterized protein LOC142555374 isoform X2, with the protein product MGAAAFIVAVFWFISFALALIIHHFCGWKISINGKESSWSLRICLVLLIIFTSAAAIGCILLSVGQDKFHGEAFHTLNYVVNQSEYTVQTLKNVTEYLSLAKTVSVAQIFLPSDVKDDIDRLNVELNSAADTLEQKTDENSGKVRKVFNTERAVLIVVAVVMLLISILGLVLSIIGHQHAIYIFITSGWLLVSVTFILCGVFVILNNAITDTCVAMSEWVENPHAETALSNILPCVDQRTTNQTLFKSKQVIDDIVNIANGFVGSIANSNPRPHPASHYYNQSGPLIPPLCYPYDAQLQDLSCSAQEISVDNASLVWQNYTCTVSATGLCSSSGRLTPGMYTELVAAVNVSYALKHYTPPLLNFQNCNFVRDTFRNITTKYCPPLEHNLRLVNVGLALISVGIMLSLALWMLYANRPRREEVFAKISSRIRDSFSGNKRRCSKNNVASSSYIPGIGV